A stretch of the Archangium violaceum genome encodes the following:
- a CDS encoding DNA repair ATPase — MATESPTPASGEATLEGGSYEVIRARLLAQAEALGNKATDLNERRKKLFGGTELTVIGNERVRTEHNCVPCDIVGVGKYLLFGYNVFIGLKKEMSVADVFSLHKFEKTAEGFDFSLVPSSEAGGFLQDPRFVKDFGELYKYYKDARLLQLRRNETKLLAIFQTGQSQRDIKVFRFALDVEGNATYIDNQGERDHVFPATHDFEWKVATRENYVLGQHPHVNVLDQVFVETVKGDLTIKVENNTTDGLGIYREPVDDPDQSLDDAEFAYAQVGGLILLRVLPFREQTHRYLVFNTRTQHVVRIDAIGNSCVRLPEDQGIVFPGGYYLQTGDYKVFEGIGEGLQFKRAIRSPNGEDVLYVFFRRDEGAYVLFPYNLVRKEVQNPLQGHGFSLFGDGRMVVFRSTSNEPTRVHPMQVWQTPFVSAEHAAKMPPAPGYLGKVGNAELVRGISDALTLVRMARTDKPSRRTYEDLAAAATRMLDAFYWLGHEETALQEGIETLRRTSELIIDEFEKVLALRKRATDAIATAQTAQEQVLLRVRPEELQSAEGFMNALSDLRKQRGQLITLKEIRYIDVARLEALEKQVIEETDRVSADAVQFLQRGEALQPLAERLDVLLQKLEPIQTTSELAPLGEDVEQVGKGLEVLSETVGGLQVGDPLARARILEGISELFSRLNRVRAGLNVKRKELVGREKRAEFGAQFKLLGQAVESALSVADSPEKCDEGLSRLTVQLEEMEGRFGEFDEFLGQLTQKREELLEAFGQKKQALVDERQRRAQNLFGAAERILTGVNRRAKSFKDEDELNSYFASDSMVQKLRQLAQQLLELQDSVRSDEVLSRVKTARQDALRALRDRNDLYEEGSGAPVIKFGKHRFNVNTQPLELTLVPRDGALYLQLTGTDYAQKLEDPELEKYRELWDQHLVSETPQVYRAEYLAAQVLLDAEEGKGSVTLAALHQAVLEQGGLLEKVRAYSADKYDEGYERGIHDADAAAILEKLLAMHTGAGLLRFAPTPRAWAALFWAFGGEGDEKALFHRRARSLHRLRVAFGESAELVALGDEVGERIGAFLNALGVRCGPAEARLAGRYLVEELGVDRPRFTTSGEAVALKDALLSQLDRAGTRSAFEEDLRGLEKNLPERLRVVRAWVEAFLARREGGPGPAAHVAVEAAVVLLTERKLDREVVGALTSAEVSGMLGQHPRIQDRRLPLRLDEFLARLSDFRQVRVPAYHAYRALLRDILDRERRRLRLEEFTPKVLSSFVRNKLIDEVYLPLIGANLAKQLGAAGENKRTDRMGMLLLMSPPGYGKTTLMEYVASRLGLTFVKVNGPALGHSVKSLDPAEAPNATARQEVERINLSFEMGNNVMLYLDDIQHTDPELLQKFISLCDGQRRVEGVWNGKTRTYDLRGKKFCVVMAGNPYTETGDRFRIPDMLANRADTYNLGDILDGKEELFALSYIENALTSNAALAPLATREPGDIYKLIRMAKGEEVPTGELSYGYAAAELQEIVAVFQRLFRVQEVLLKVNLEYIASAAQDERFRTEPAFKLQGSYRNMSKVAEKVVAAMTDDELERLIDDHYQGESQTLTTAAEQNLLKLQEMRGRLTPEKAKRWEEIKQGFARVKRMGGKEDDPVARVTGQLSAIEEQLGAVAGAVVQAAEVTRKPSGPSPVAEVSPRLEALREALLELARRETPAPVVQVAPGTDLTPYLQHLAKVLKVLAERSVAAPAQTADLGPVMEQLTQAVRTMAERQPVAAPASAPPADLGRYMEQMSQAVRTMAERSPAQSLQRAAAAPLPADVGRQIMLVESALAPLERLAKRTLQGGEENLKAMQVWQAVTEALELLQAMQR, encoded by the coding sequence ATGGCAACTGAAAGCCCCACTCCCGCGTCGGGCGAGGCCACGCTGGAGGGCGGTAGCTACGAGGTCATCCGCGCGCGCCTGCTCGCCCAGGCCGAGGCGCTCGGCAACAAGGCCACGGACCTCAACGAGCGTCGCAAGAAGCTCTTCGGTGGCACAGAGCTCACCGTCATCGGCAACGAGCGCGTCCGCACCGAGCACAACTGCGTCCCGTGCGACATCGTCGGCGTCGGGAAGTACCTGCTCTTCGGCTACAACGTCTTCATCGGCCTGAAGAAGGAGATGTCCGTCGCGGACGTCTTCTCGCTGCACAAGTTCGAGAAGACCGCCGAGGGCTTCGACTTCTCCCTGGTGCCGTCCTCCGAGGCCGGCGGGTTCCTGCAGGATCCCCGCTTCGTCAAGGACTTCGGCGAGCTCTACAAGTATTACAAGGACGCGAGGCTCCTTCAGCTCCGCCGCAACGAGACGAAGCTCCTGGCCATCTTCCAGACGGGCCAGTCGCAGCGCGACATCAAGGTCTTCCGCTTCGCGCTCGATGTGGAGGGCAACGCCACCTACATCGACAACCAGGGCGAGAGGGATCACGTCTTCCCCGCGACCCACGACTTCGAGTGGAAGGTGGCCACGCGCGAGAACTACGTGCTCGGCCAGCACCCGCACGTCAACGTGTTGGATCAGGTGTTCGTGGAGACGGTGAAGGGCGACCTCACCATCAAGGTGGAGAACAACACCACGGACGGCCTGGGCATCTACCGCGAGCCGGTGGACGATCCGGATCAGTCGCTCGATGACGCCGAGTTCGCCTACGCCCAGGTGGGAGGCCTCATCCTCCTGCGCGTCCTGCCGTTCCGCGAGCAGACGCACCGCTACCTCGTCTTCAACACCCGCACCCAGCACGTGGTGCGCATCGACGCCATCGGCAATTCCTGCGTCCGGCTTCCCGAGGATCAGGGCATCGTCTTCCCCGGCGGCTACTACCTGCAGACGGGCGACTACAAGGTCTTCGAGGGCATTGGCGAGGGGCTCCAGTTCAAGCGCGCCATCCGCTCGCCCAACGGCGAGGACGTCCTCTACGTCTTCTTCCGCCGCGACGAGGGCGCCTACGTCCTCTTCCCGTACAACCTCGTGCGCAAGGAGGTGCAGAACCCGCTGCAGGGGCACGGCTTCAGCCTCTTCGGGGACGGGCGCATGGTGGTGTTCCGCTCCACCTCCAACGAGCCCACCCGCGTGCACCCCATGCAGGTGTGGCAGACGCCCTTCGTCTCCGCCGAGCACGCCGCGAAGATGCCGCCCGCGCCCGGCTACCTCGGCAAGGTGGGCAACGCCGAGCTGGTGCGCGGCATCTCCGACGCGCTGACGCTCGTGCGCATGGCCCGCACGGACAAGCCCTCGCGCCGCACCTACGAGGACCTGGCCGCCGCCGCCACCCGCATGCTCGATGCCTTCTACTGGCTCGGGCACGAGGAGACGGCACTCCAGGAGGGGATCGAAACCCTGCGGCGCACCTCCGAGCTCATCATCGACGAGTTCGAGAAGGTGCTCGCCCTGCGCAAGCGCGCCACGGACGCCATCGCCACGGCCCAGACGGCCCAGGAGCAGGTCCTCCTGCGCGTGCGTCCCGAGGAGCTCCAGAGCGCCGAGGGCTTCATGAACGCCCTCTCGGACCTGCGCAAGCAGCGCGGTCAGCTCATCACCCTCAAGGAGATCCGCTACATCGACGTGGCGCGGCTCGAGGCCCTCGAGAAGCAGGTCATCGAGGAGACCGATCGCGTCAGCGCGGATGCCGTGCAGTTCCTCCAGCGGGGCGAGGCGCTCCAGCCCCTGGCCGAGCGCCTGGACGTGCTGCTGCAGAAGCTGGAGCCCATCCAGACCACGAGCGAGCTGGCTCCGCTCGGTGAGGACGTCGAGCAGGTGGGCAAGGGCCTGGAGGTGCTGAGCGAGACGGTGGGTGGCCTGCAGGTGGGCGATCCGCTGGCGCGCGCGCGGATCCTCGAGGGCATCTCCGAGCTGTTCTCCCGCCTCAACCGCGTGCGCGCGGGCCTCAACGTCAAGCGCAAGGAGCTGGTGGGCCGCGAGAAGCGGGCCGAGTTCGGCGCCCAGTTCAAGCTGCTCGGGCAGGCGGTGGAGAGCGCGCTGTCCGTGGCGGACTCGCCGGAGAAGTGCGACGAGGGCCTCTCGCGCCTCACCGTGCAGTTGGAGGAGATGGAGGGGCGCTTCGGCGAGTTCGACGAGTTCCTCGGCCAGCTCACCCAGAAGCGCGAGGAGCTGCTCGAGGCCTTCGGGCAGAAGAAGCAGGCGCTGGTGGACGAGCGCCAGCGCCGCGCGCAGAACCTCTTCGGCGCCGCCGAGCGCATCCTCACCGGCGTCAACCGCCGGGCGAAGTCCTTCAAGGACGAGGACGAGCTCAACTCGTATTTCGCGTCCGACTCGATGGTGCAGAAGCTGCGGCAGCTCGCCCAGCAACTCCTCGAGCTCCAGGACAGCGTGCGCTCGGACGAGGTGCTCAGCCGGGTGAAGACGGCGCGCCAGGATGCCCTGCGCGCGCTGCGCGACCGCAATGACCTCTACGAGGAGGGCTCGGGCGCGCCGGTCATCAAATTCGGCAAGCACCGCTTCAACGTCAACACCCAGCCGCTGGAGCTGACGCTGGTGCCGCGCGATGGCGCGCTCTACCTGCAGCTCACCGGCACGGACTACGCCCAGAAGCTCGAGGACCCGGAGCTGGAGAAGTACCGCGAGCTCTGGGATCAGCACCTCGTCTCCGAGACGCCCCAGGTGTACCGCGCCGAGTACCTCGCCGCGCAGGTGCTGCTGGACGCGGAGGAGGGGAAGGGGAGCGTGACGCTCGCGGCGCTGCACCAGGCGGTGCTGGAGCAGGGCGGGCTGCTGGAGAAGGTGCGCGCGTACTCGGCGGACAAGTACGACGAGGGCTACGAGCGCGGCATCCACGACGCGGACGCGGCGGCCATTCTCGAGAAGCTGCTCGCGATGCACACGGGGGCGGGGCTGCTGCGCTTCGCGCCCACGCCGCGCGCCTGGGCGGCCCTGTTCTGGGCCTTCGGGGGCGAGGGGGACGAGAAGGCGCTCTTCCACCGCCGCGCGCGCAGCCTGCACCGGCTCCGCGTGGCCTTCGGTGAGTCGGCGGAACTGGTGGCCCTCGGCGACGAGGTGGGCGAGCGCATCGGCGCCTTCCTGAATGCGCTGGGCGTGCGGTGTGGCCCCGCCGAGGCCCGGCTCGCCGGGCGCTACCTGGTCGAGGAGCTGGGCGTGGACAGGCCCCGCTTCACCACCAGCGGGGAGGCGGTGGCGCTCAAGGACGCGCTGCTGTCGCAGCTGGACAGGGCGGGCACGCGCTCGGCCTTCGAGGAGGATCTGCGGGGCCTGGAGAAGAACCTGCCCGAGCGCCTGCGTGTGGTGCGTGCGTGGGTGGAGGCCTTCCTGGCGCGGCGCGAGGGGGGCCCGGGCCCGGCGGCCCACGTGGCGGTGGAGGCCGCGGTGGTGCTGCTCACCGAGCGCAAGCTGGATCGCGAGGTCGTCGGTGCCCTCACCTCCGCCGAGGTCTCGGGGATGTTGGGCCAGCACCCGCGCATCCAGGACCGGAGGCTGCCGCTGCGCCTGGACGAGTTCCTCGCCCGCCTGAGCGACTTCCGGCAGGTGCGCGTGCCGGCCTACCACGCCTACCGCGCGCTGCTGCGGGACATCCTGGACCGCGAGCGCCGCCGGCTGCGCCTCGAGGAGTTCACGCCGAAGGTGCTGTCGTCCTTCGTGCGCAACAAGCTCATCGACGAGGTGTACCTGCCGCTCATCGGCGCCAACCTGGCCAAGCAGCTCGGCGCGGCGGGCGAGAACAAGCGCACGGATCGAATGGGCATGCTGCTGCTCATGTCGCCTCCGGGCTACGGCAAGACGACGTTGATGGAGTACGTGGCCAGCCGGCTCGGGCTCACCTTCGTGAAGGTGAACGGCCCCGCGCTGGGCCACTCGGTGAAGTCGCTGGATCCGGCCGAGGCGCCCAACGCCACGGCCCGCCAGGAGGTGGAGCGCATCAACCTGTCCTTCGAGATGGGCAACAACGTGATGCTCTACCTCGACGACATCCAGCACACGGATCCCGAGCTGCTCCAGAAGTTCATCTCGCTGTGCGACGGCCAGCGCCGCGTCGAGGGCGTGTGGAACGGCAAGACGCGCACCTATGATCTGCGCGGCAAGAAGTTCTGCGTGGTGATGGCGGGCAACCCGTACACCGAGACGGGTGATCGCTTCCGCATCCCGGACATGCTCGCCAACCGCGCGGACACCTACAACCTGGGCGACATCCTCGACGGCAAGGAAGAGCTGTTCGCGCTGAGCTACATCGAGAACGCGCTCACGTCGAACGCGGCGCTGGCGCCACTCGCCACGCGCGAGCCGGGTGACATCTACAAGCTCATCCGCATGGCGAAGGGCGAGGAGGTGCCCACCGGCGAACTGTCATACGGCTACGCGGCGGCGGAGTTGCAGGAGATCGTCGCGGTCTTCCAGCGGTTGTTCCGGGTGCAGGAGGTGCTGCTGAAGGTGAACCTGGAGTACATCGCCTCGGCGGCGCAGGACGAGCGCTTCCGGACGGAGCCGGCGTTCAAGCTGCAGGGCAGCTACCGCAACATGAGCAAGGTCGCCGAGAAGGTGGTGGCGGCGATGACGGACGACGAGCTGGAGCGTCTCATCGACGATCACTACCAGGGCGAATCGCAGACACTCACCACGGCGGCCGAGCAGAACCTGCTCAAGCTGCAGGAGATGCGTGGGAGGCTGACGCCGGAGAAGGCGAAGCGCTGGGAGGAGATCAAGCAGGGCTTCGCGCGGGTGAAGCGGATGGGCGGGAAGGAGGACGATCCGGTGGCCCGGGTGACGGGACAGCTGAGCGCCATCGAGGAGCAGCTCGGAGCGGTGGCGGGCGCGGTGGTGCAGGCCGCCGAGGTGACGCGCAAGCCGTCGGGTCCGAGCCCGGTGGCCGAGGTGTCGCCGCGGCTGGAGGCGCTGCGCGAGGCGCTGTTGGAGCTGGCGCGCAGGGAGACGCCAGCGCCGGTGGTGCAGGTGGCGCCGGGTACGGACCTGACGCCCTACCTGCAACACCTGGCGAAGGTGCTGAAGGTGCTGGCCGAGCGCTCGGTGGCGGCACCGGCGCAGACGGCGGACCTGGGCCCGGTGATGGAGCAGCTCACGCAGGCGGTGAGGACGATGGCGGAGCGCCAGCCGGTGGCGGCACCCGCCTCGGCGCCGCCCGCGGACCTGGGGCGGTACATGGAGCAGATGTCCCAGGCGGTGAGGACGATGGCGGAGCGTTCACCGGCGCAGTCGCTGCAGAGGGCGGCAGCGGCGCCGCTGCCGGCGGACGTGGGCCGGCAGATCATGCTGGTGGAGAGCGCGCTGGCGCCGTTGGAGCGGCTGGCGAAGCGGACGCTGCAAGGCGGCGAGGAAAACCTCAAGGCGATGCAGGTCTGGCAAGCCGTCACGGAGGCGCTGGAGCTCCTCCAGGCGATGCAGCGCTGA